The Arthrobacter sp. PM3 genome contains the following window.
GCCAGACCATGATTGACGCCTTTTTCGGGTTTGCCGCCGGGATGGTGGGGGCTGTGGCGGTCGCTGGTGTTTTCGTCCTCTTCCGCGGGGTGGAGCAGGCTTTGATGCCGGTCGCCATGCTGCTGCGGTCCGTGCCGCTGGTCGCCTTAGCGCCCATCATCATCCTCATTTTCGGACGGCAGGAACCGGCCGTGGCCGCCATCGGCGGGATCGTGGTGCTGTTTCCAGCCCTCGTGACAATCGTCTTCGGGCTTCGCTCCGCATCGCCGGCAATGCTGGAGGTCATTGACGTCTACGGCGGCTCCCGGTGGACAGCCCTCATGAAGGTGGCTTTGCCCGCATCCCTCCCGGCCTTCTTCACCGCCGTCAAAGTCTCCGTTCCGGGAGCGGTCACGGGGGCGCTGCTCGCCGAATGGCTAGCCACCGGCAACGGGATCGGTTACGCGATCATCTCTGCCGTCTCGCGTGCCAGGAACAACGAGGTCTGGGCGTCGGTTGTGGTGATCACGCTGGTTTCGATCATCCTGTACTCGATCGTGGCGCTCCTCGAAGACGCCATGCTGAGGAGGTCCGGGCAGGGGGCGGCGACGGCGGCCTGACCGCCGGCCCGCTACGCCGTCCGGAGCGCCCCGAGTCCGGCCATGAGGGCCTCGAGCCCCAGGCTGAAGGCGACGTCGGCCGGCTTGTCCTGGCTTTCCTCGGCCAGGAGTTCGACGGCGGAGGTGAAATAGGGGGTGGACGCGGCCATGCTGCCCGAATCGAAGATGTCCGCCGGTGCCGTGACGTCGTAGGCCGACCCGAAGATGAAGGACTCCAGGGCAACGATGGCCGGGATGATCCGTCCCTGCGGGAACCCGGCGCGGTGGAAGCCCGCGCTGACGGCCTCGTACATCGCCAGCGTCTTGGGGGCATCGGCCACGGGCAGGACGGCGATGACGGGAATCAGCGGCGTGTGCTTGGAGAAAACGTCACGGTAGCTCCAGGCCCAGTCCCGCACAGCCTGCTCCCAGGGCCCGGACTCGAAGGCGGCGACGTCCACGAATGAGGTCAGGTGGTCCTGGACCAGGACCAGCACATCCCGCTTGGAGGAGACGTGGTTGTACAGCGCGGAGGGCGCCACGTTGAGGGTCCGCGCCAGGGCGGCCATGGTGAAGCCGTCGTACCCGCTCTTGCCGATCAGTTGCAGGGCTGCCGCCGTGATGCCGGCCTGGTCCAGCACGGCCGCAGCCGGCCGGCCCACGCGGCGGCGCGGCTTGGCGGGCGGGCCTTGCGGATCGGCAGGGGCGCTGGTTGTTGCCGTCATTCCGGGCCTTTCGTCTGGCTCTGCGGGCCGGTTCGTTGGTTCTTCCATTCTGCCCCAACTTTACGGCCGGAATTCTTTCCTAAAGGCTCTTCCCCGATGCGGCGGGAAGGTCTATCATTCTAAATGAACGGCATTCATTTAGTGGTCCGCATCACTCAAGCGGCCACGGAGAGGACACCATGCTGGAACTTGATCGCGACGTCGTCATCGTCGGAGCGGGCCCCTCCGGGCTCACGGCAGCCCGGGAACTGAAGAAGGCCGGCCTGAGCGTCGCCGTGCTCGAGGCACGCGACCGCGTGGGCGGCCGGACCTGGACCGACACCGTTGACGGGGCCGTGCTCGAAATCGGCGGACAGTGGGTTTCGCCGGACCAGACGGCGCTCCTGGCCCTCCTGGAGGACCTTGGACTTCAGACCTTTTCCCGCTACCGGGAGGGCAAGTCCGTCTACATCGGCGCGGACGGCAAGCGCACGCTGTACACGGGCGAG
Protein-coding sequences here:
- a CDS encoding ABC transporter permease — translated: MRTRAPGLAAFKSLIRAVLGLLVSLSMVLLLWVALLKLFNISPYVGKGPLDVFNYLFTAPASAGNRQAVLQNLGQTMIDAFFGFAAGMVGAVAVAGVFVLFRGVEQALMPVAMLLRSVPLVALAPIIILIFGRQEPAVAAIGGIVVLFPALVTIVFGLRSASPAMLEVIDVYGGSRWTALMKVALPASLPAFFTAVKVSVPGAVTGALLAEWLATGNGIGYAIISAVSRARNNEVWASVVVITLVSIILYSIVALLEDAMLRRSGQGAATAA
- a CDS encoding TetR/AcrR family transcriptional regulator, with protein sequence MTATTSAPADPQGPPAKPRRRVGRPAAAVLDQAGITAAALQLIGKSGYDGFTMAALARTLNVAPSALYNHVSSKRDVLVLVQDHLTSFVDVAAFESGPWEQAVRDWAWSYRDVFSKHTPLIPVIAVLPVADAPKTLAMYEAVSAGFHRAGFPQGRIIPAIVALESFIFGSAYDVTAPADIFDSGSMAASTPYFTSAVELLAEESQDKPADVAFSLGLEALMAGLGALRTA